In Oncorhynchus masou masou isolate Uvic2021 unplaced genomic scaffold, UVic_Omas_1.1 unplaced_scaffold_675, whole genome shotgun sequence, the following proteins share a genomic window:
- the LOC135539341 gene encoding FYVE and coiled-coil domain-containing protein 1-like isoform X2 encodes MCNKTSVGENQLQRIIRDLHEAVTELSKEHRETGEPITDDSPNLHKLSYKLEYLLQFDQKEKADFLGSRKEYWDYFRECLAKTRGVNDGLRFVKAIPELKTSLGKGRAFLRYSLVHQRLADTLQQCLLNHKVTSEWYFARSPFLKSHLSSDIISHLYVLNEVQFDVASRGHDLDADWPTFARRTLGSNSTHLWKPPSRCSSVNSLVSYSGLQEFKAQEYGSSLLADLGEELGELGEELHGVSTPCTAADDLRILVDHSELRQKELLHQSEARQAKLLQRVRELDQEAEGLRNEVRELQGKLLAHNREAVTANLNNIDLLSKLDSQEKERDSTLQQTQVLQEGEERGAALQQTQVMQEGEERGAALQPTQVLQEGEERGAALQPTQVLQEGEERGAALQQTQVLQEEERKVHQKREMQEEREVQEWKAMEKQLQELRKELRSRDRELTESREKIRQLEEKNTDRLTGAGQEREKGEMDGEKLGTEKETAECSHSNLHKAGSAEGLSMEKNQHLSSKSEPQTQQLSPCPQTQQLSPCPQTQQLSPCPQTQQLSPCPQTQQLSPCPQTQQLLHPAVLVAQLQRSQGEVLRLPTEVVELRARLQLGVELQIRSQVEGLNRQQVEELLLSQEREEALGLEQRRKAQASQGLVLELVSAREELHSLKTRYEGLALEHGDIREALDHANRETAELGVLICRLTAQNEEARERWEALSNRFQEELNTSMTSLQQENLDLQEQLLKEREEKGRLGKEEQGKVRAQKEAQQEEIQALRYQLSNQTINHQTQLQVLSEELKTVRSEVEVEQENNLYLKTKLEEMESDKQDYHQPLEDNISWIATSQKLIQQREEEMQHNLTRSEESLVVSQRSCEELREGLRKACQDKQSYELRTSAELDDLYRTKINLEERLIELIREKDALWQRSDALEFEQKLRAEEQTKRDTCSNTSHCLSCSSPFSWWLHRHTCRYLSLSLLQQPIQLVASQTHLQTVWPWVLLLLLQ; translated from the exons ATGTGTAACAAGACATCAGTAGGAGAGAACCAACTACAGAGGATTATCAGAGATCTACACG AAGCAGTGACTGAGCTGAgtaaggaacacagagagacggGTGAACCAATCACAGACGACAGCCCCAACCTGCATAAACTGTCCTACAAACTAGAGTACCTGCTACAG TTTGACCAGAAGGAGAAGGCAGATTTCCTAGGCAGCAGGAAGGAGTACTGGGATTACTTCAGAGAGTGTCTTGCCAAGACCAGAGGAGTTAATGACGGCCTGCGGTTTGTCAAGGCTATACCAGAG TTAAAGACGTCCCTGGGTAAAGGTAGAGCGTTTCTCCGCTATTCTCTGGTCCATCAGCGTCTGGCTGATACCCTACAACAGTGTCTACTCAACCACAAGgttaccag tgagTGGTACTTTGCTCGCAGTCCCTTCCTGAAGTCTCACCTCAGCAGTGACATCATCAGTCACCTGTATGTTCTCAACGAGGTCCAGTTTGACGTGGCATCCAGAGGTCACGACCTCGATGCTGATTGGCCCACATTTGCCAG GAGGACTCTGGGGTCTAACTCCACCCACCTCTGGAAACCTCCCAGTCGTTGTTCCAGTGTCAACAGCCTGGTCAGCTACTCAGGA TTGCAGGAGTTCAAAGCTCAAGAATACGGTTCCAGTTTGCTGGCTGACCTGGGGGAGGAGTTAGGGGAGCTGGGGGAGGAGCTACATGGAGTCTCCACACCCTGCACTGCCGCAGACGACCTACGCATCCTGGTTGACCATTCAGAGCTCAGACAGAAGGAGCTGCTGCACCAATCAGAGGCGAGACAGGCGAAATTGTTACAGCGAGTCAGAGAGCTAGACCAGGAGGCAGAGGGGCTGAGGAACGAGGTCAGAGAGCTGCAGGGGAAGCTATTGGCTCACAACCGGGAAGCTGTGACAGCCAACCTCAACAACATTGATCTGTTGTCTAAACTAGACAGCCAG gagaaggagagggactcAACGCTACAACAGACCCAGGTtctgcaggagggagaggagaggggcgcaGCGCTACAACAGACCCAGGTTatgcaggagggagaggagaggggcgcaGCGCTACAACCGACCCAGGTtctgcaggagggagaggagaggggcgcaGCACTACAACCGACCCAGGTtctgcaggagggagaggagaggggcgcaGCGCTACAACAGACTCAGGTtttgcaggaggaggagaggaaggtgcaccagaagagggagatgcaggaggagagggaggtgcaGGAGTGGAAGGCGATGGAGAAGCAGCTTCAGGAGTTGAGGAAGGAGCTGAGGTCCAGGGACAGAGAACTGACGGAGAGTAGAGAAAAGATCAGACAATTGGAGGAGAAGaacactgacagactgactggggcggggcaggagagagagaagggagagatggatggagagaagctagggacagagaaagagactgcAGAGTGTTCTCATAGTAATCTACATAAGGCTGGTTCTGCAGAGGGACTGTCTATGGAGAAGAACCAGCATCTTTCCTCTAAGTCTGAGCCCCAGACCCAGCAGCTCTCCCCCTGTCCCCAGACCCAGCAGCTCTCCCCCTGTCCCCAGACCCAGCAGCTCTCCCCCTGTCCCCAGACCCAGCAGCTCTCCCCCTGTCCCCAGACCCAGCAGCTCTCCCCCTGTCCCCAGACCCAGCAGCTCCTCCACCCGGCTGTGTTGGTGGCCCAGCTGCAGCGGAGCCAGGGGGAAGTGCTACGTCTGCCAACGGAGGTTGTGGAGCTGAGAGCCCGGCTGCAGCTGGGAGTAGAGTTGCAGATAAGGAGTCAGGTGGAGGGGCTCAACAGACAGCAGGTAGAGGAGCTGCTGCTGtcccaggagagggaggaggctctggggctggagcagcgccGCAAGGCTCAGGCTTCACAAGGCCTAGTCCTGGAGCTGGTCTCCGCCAGGGAGGAACTCCACAGCCTGAAGACACGCTACGAGGGTCTGGCCCTGGAGCATGGAGACATCCGGGAGGCCCTGGACCACGCcaacagagagacagcagagctCGGGGTCCTCATCTGCAGGCTCACTGCCCAGAATGAGGAAGCGCGAGAGCGATGGGAGGCGCTGTCCAACAGGTTTCAGGAGGAGCTGAACACCAGCATGACCTCCCTGCAGCAGGAAAACCTCGACCTGCAGGAGCAGCTGCTGAAGGagcgggaggagaaggggaggctGGGGAAAGAAGAGCAAGGAAAGGTCAGGGCTCAGAAGGAGGCACAGCAGGAGGAGATCCAGGCACTCCGCTATCAGCTCAGCAACCAGACCATAAACCACCAGACACAGTTACAG GTTCTGTCTGAAGAGCTGAAGACTGTGAGGTCTGAAGTGGAGGTGGAACAGGAGAATAATTTATACCTGAAGACCAAACTGGAGGAGATGGAG AGTGACAAGCAGGACTATCATCAACCTCTAGAGGACAACATCAGTTGGATCGCCACATCACAGAAGCtaatacaacagagagaggaggagatgcaaCACAACCTCACCAG GAGTGAAGAGAGCCTGGTTGTGTCTCAGAGGTCCTGTGAGGAGCTGAGGGAGGGACTACGGAAAGCCTGTCAGGACAAACAGAGCTATGAGCTCCGGACCTCAGCTGAACTGGACGACCTCTACCGCACCAAAATCAATCTGGAGGAAAGACTCATAGAACTCATCAG GGAGAAGGATGCCTTGTGGCAGAGGTCTGATGCTCTGGAGTTTGAGCAGAAGTTGAGAGCGGAAGAGCAGACAAAGAGAGATACCTGTAGCAATACCTCTCattgtctctcctgcagcagtcCATTCAGCTGGTGGCTTCACAGACACACCTGCAGGtacctctcactgtctctcctgcagcagccCATTCAGCTGGTGGCTTCACAGACACACCTGCAG ACTGTGTGGCCATGGgttctgctactactgctgcagtAA
- the LOC135539341 gene encoding FYVE and coiled-coil domain-containing protein 1-like isoform X1, which produces MCNKTSVGENQLQRIIRDLHEAVTELSKEHRETGEPITDDSPNLHKLSYKLEYLLQFDQKEKADFLGSRKEYWDYFRECLAKTRGVNDGLRFVKAIPELKTSLGKGRAFLRYSLVHQRLADTLQQCLLNHKVTSEWYFARSPFLKSHLSSDIISHLYVLNEVQFDVASRGHDLDADWPTFARRTLGSNSTHLWKPPSRCSSVNSLVSYSGLQEFKAQEYGSSLLADLGEELGELGEELHGVSTPCTAADDLRILVDHSELRQKELLHQSEARQAKLLQRVRELDQEAEGLRNEVRELQGKLLAHNREAVTANLNNIDLLSKLDSQEKERDSTLQQTQVLQEGEERGAALQQTQVMQEGEERGAALQPTQVLQEGEERGAALQPTQVLQEGEERGAALQQTQVLQEEERKVHQKREMQEEREVQEWKAMEKQLQELRKELRSRDRELTESREKIRQLEEKNTDRLTGAGQEREKGEMDGEKLGTEKETAECSHSNLHKAGSAEGLSMEKNQHLSSKSEPQTQQLSPCPQTQQLSPCPQTQQLSPCPQTQQLSPCPQTQQLSPCPQTQQLLHPAVLVAQLQRSQGEVLRLPTEVVELRARLQLGVELQIRSQVEGLNRQQVEELLLSQEREEALGLEQRRKAQASQGLVLELVSAREELHSLKTRYEGLALEHGDIREALDHANRETAELGVLICRLTAQNEEARERWEALSNRFQEELNTSMTSLQQENLDLQEQLLKEREEKGRLGKEEQGKVRAQKEAQQEEIQALRYQLSNQTINHQTQLQVLSEELKTVRSEVEVEQENNLYLKTKLEEMESDKQDYHQPLEDNISWIATSQKLIQQREEEMQHNLTRSEESLVVSQRSCEELREGLRKACQDKQSYELRTSAELDDLYRTKINLEERLIELIREKDALWQRSDALEFEQKLRAEEQTKRDTCSNTSHCLSCSSPFSWWLHRHTCRLCGHGFCYYCCSNTVSLMEGGARERCCSVCYSQHSAVVERHPQEDTCTAPHTPFNPLPQPDLAVPRADDGAYGIITEEEVNYDSNSDSLSFTACSPHTNPQGAAELNGGASTAETTSEDLPNQTGAVQDAEICLLRSGELTLQVPFSVEEISVFGDGLRELFIRSGCYSSIPITGSTLGATIHWLFTSQPKSISFSVLYREDTHTPLEEAKVLIPLTRCQSHKETMTGELIVRNTGEYTLIFDNSFSRFISKKVLYRLSVEHPVVYDGTH; this is translated from the exons ATGTGTAACAAGACATCAGTAGGAGAGAACCAACTACAGAGGATTATCAGAGATCTACACG AAGCAGTGACTGAGCTGAgtaaggaacacagagagacggGTGAACCAATCACAGACGACAGCCCCAACCTGCATAAACTGTCCTACAAACTAGAGTACCTGCTACAG TTTGACCAGAAGGAGAAGGCAGATTTCCTAGGCAGCAGGAAGGAGTACTGGGATTACTTCAGAGAGTGTCTTGCCAAGACCAGAGGAGTTAATGACGGCCTGCGGTTTGTCAAGGCTATACCAGAG TTAAAGACGTCCCTGGGTAAAGGTAGAGCGTTTCTCCGCTATTCTCTGGTCCATCAGCGTCTGGCTGATACCCTACAACAGTGTCTACTCAACCACAAGgttaccag tgagTGGTACTTTGCTCGCAGTCCCTTCCTGAAGTCTCACCTCAGCAGTGACATCATCAGTCACCTGTATGTTCTCAACGAGGTCCAGTTTGACGTGGCATCCAGAGGTCACGACCTCGATGCTGATTGGCCCACATTTGCCAG GAGGACTCTGGGGTCTAACTCCACCCACCTCTGGAAACCTCCCAGTCGTTGTTCCAGTGTCAACAGCCTGGTCAGCTACTCAGGA TTGCAGGAGTTCAAAGCTCAAGAATACGGTTCCAGTTTGCTGGCTGACCTGGGGGAGGAGTTAGGGGAGCTGGGGGAGGAGCTACATGGAGTCTCCACACCCTGCACTGCCGCAGACGACCTACGCATCCTGGTTGACCATTCAGAGCTCAGACAGAAGGAGCTGCTGCACCAATCAGAGGCGAGACAGGCGAAATTGTTACAGCGAGTCAGAGAGCTAGACCAGGAGGCAGAGGGGCTGAGGAACGAGGTCAGAGAGCTGCAGGGGAAGCTATTGGCTCACAACCGGGAAGCTGTGACAGCCAACCTCAACAACATTGATCTGTTGTCTAAACTAGACAGCCAG gagaaggagagggactcAACGCTACAACAGACCCAGGTtctgcaggagggagaggagaggggcgcaGCGCTACAACAGACCCAGGTTatgcaggagggagaggagaggggcgcaGCGCTACAACCGACCCAGGTtctgcaggagggagaggagaggggcgcaGCACTACAACCGACCCAGGTtctgcaggagggagaggagaggggcgcaGCGCTACAACAGACTCAGGTtttgcaggaggaggagaggaaggtgcaccagaagagggagatgcaggaggagagggaggtgcaGGAGTGGAAGGCGATGGAGAAGCAGCTTCAGGAGTTGAGGAAGGAGCTGAGGTCCAGGGACAGAGAACTGACGGAGAGTAGAGAAAAGATCAGACAATTGGAGGAGAAGaacactgacagactgactggggcggggcaggagagagagaagggagagatggatggagagaagctagggacagagaaagagactgcAGAGTGTTCTCATAGTAATCTACATAAGGCTGGTTCTGCAGAGGGACTGTCTATGGAGAAGAACCAGCATCTTTCCTCTAAGTCTGAGCCCCAGACCCAGCAGCTCTCCCCCTGTCCCCAGACCCAGCAGCTCTCCCCCTGTCCCCAGACCCAGCAGCTCTCCCCCTGTCCCCAGACCCAGCAGCTCTCCCCCTGTCCCCAGACCCAGCAGCTCTCCCCCTGTCCCCAGACCCAGCAGCTCCTCCACCCGGCTGTGTTGGTGGCCCAGCTGCAGCGGAGCCAGGGGGAAGTGCTACGTCTGCCAACGGAGGTTGTGGAGCTGAGAGCCCGGCTGCAGCTGGGAGTAGAGTTGCAGATAAGGAGTCAGGTGGAGGGGCTCAACAGACAGCAGGTAGAGGAGCTGCTGCTGtcccaggagagggaggaggctctggggctggagcagcgccGCAAGGCTCAGGCTTCACAAGGCCTAGTCCTGGAGCTGGTCTCCGCCAGGGAGGAACTCCACAGCCTGAAGACACGCTACGAGGGTCTGGCCCTGGAGCATGGAGACATCCGGGAGGCCCTGGACCACGCcaacagagagacagcagagctCGGGGTCCTCATCTGCAGGCTCACTGCCCAGAATGAGGAAGCGCGAGAGCGATGGGAGGCGCTGTCCAACAGGTTTCAGGAGGAGCTGAACACCAGCATGACCTCCCTGCAGCAGGAAAACCTCGACCTGCAGGAGCAGCTGCTGAAGGagcgggaggagaaggggaggctGGGGAAAGAAGAGCAAGGAAAGGTCAGGGCTCAGAAGGAGGCACAGCAGGAGGAGATCCAGGCACTCCGCTATCAGCTCAGCAACCAGACCATAAACCACCAGACACAGTTACAG GTTCTGTCTGAAGAGCTGAAGACTGTGAGGTCTGAAGTGGAGGTGGAACAGGAGAATAATTTATACCTGAAGACCAAACTGGAGGAGATGGAG AGTGACAAGCAGGACTATCATCAACCTCTAGAGGACAACATCAGTTGGATCGCCACATCACAGAAGCtaatacaacagagagaggaggagatgcaaCACAACCTCACCAG GAGTGAAGAGAGCCTGGTTGTGTCTCAGAGGTCCTGTGAGGAGCTGAGGGAGGGACTACGGAAAGCCTGTCAGGACAAACAGAGCTATGAGCTCCGGACCTCAGCTGAACTGGACGACCTCTACCGCACCAAAATCAATCTGGAGGAAAGACTCATAGAACTCATCAG GGAGAAGGATGCCTTGTGGCAGAGGTCTGATGCTCTGGAGTTTGAGCAGAAGTTGAGAGCGGAAGAGCAGACAAAGAGAGATACCTGTAGCAATACCTCTCattgtctctcctgcagcagtcCATTCAGCTGGTGGCTTCACAGACACACCTGCAG ACTGTGTGGCCATGGgttctgctactactgctgcagtAACACCGTCAGCCTGATGGAGGGGGGCGCCAGAGAGCGCTGCTGCTCAGTCTGCTACAGCCAGCACAGTGCTGTGGTAGAGCGCCATCCTCAGGAAGACACCTGTACTGCACCACACACACCCTTCAACCCTCTGCCCCAACCTG accTGGCAGTGCCAAGGGCAGATGATGGTGCATATGGCATCATAACAGAAGAGGAAGTTAATTATGATTCCAACAGtgactctctctccttcactgcctGCTCTCCTCACACCAACCCCCAGGGGGCAGCAGagct CAACGGTGGTGCCAGTACAGCAGAAACCACATCAGAGGACCTACCTAACCAGACTGGAGCTGTTCAGGATGCAGAGATCTGTCTGCTGAGGAGTGGAGAACTCAC GTTGCAAGTTCCGTTCAGTGTGGAGGAGATCAGTGTATTTGGTGACGGTCTGAGGGAGCTGTTCATCAGGTCTGGTTGTTACAGCTCCATCCCCATTACTGGGTCTACCCTTGGTGCTACCATACACTGGCTGTTCACCTCACAACCCAAGAGCATCTCATTTAGTGTGCTGtacagagaggacacacacacacctctggagGAGGCTAAG